A region of Subdoligranulum variabile DNA encodes the following proteins:
- a CDS encoding RnfABCDGE type electron transport complex subunit D, producing the protein MEERLLVTASPHIRDHSTTRGLMGYVVIALLPCVLASALIFGVQALVQVVVTTFACVAFEYLYEILNHKPNTVGDLSAVVTGIILALNMPVGMPLWIAVVGAFVAIVITKQLFGGIGYNFANPALVGRIVLFLGFTARMTAYVYPDMAVDALASATPLSSSVDLGAVNFLDMFLGLHGGMLGETCILAILAGFAILLATGTIQATIPVSIVATCYILTLLYTRDPYVALMECMGGGLLFGAVFMATDYVTSPFTTKGKLYYGIFIGLVTFLIRHFASMNEGMSFAILLGNLMTPWFNEWGHQVPLGFKKAKKAKAKKEGGAD; encoded by the coding sequence ATGGAAGAACGTTTGCTTGTAACCGCCTCGCCGCATATCCGGGACCATTCCACGACCCGAGGCCTCATGGGCTATGTCGTCATTGCCCTGCTGCCCTGCGTCCTGGCCTCGGCCCTGATCTTCGGTGTGCAGGCGCTGGTCCAGGTGGTCGTCACCACCTTTGCCTGCGTGGCGTTTGAGTATCTGTATGAAATTCTGAACCATAAGCCGAACACGGTGGGGGATCTCTCCGCTGTGGTGACCGGCATTATCCTTGCTCTCAACATGCCGGTGGGCATGCCGCTGTGGATTGCGGTGGTCGGCGCCTTCGTCGCCATCGTCATCACCAAGCAGCTCTTCGGCGGCATCGGCTATAACTTCGCCAACCCCGCCCTGGTGGGCCGTATCGTGCTGTTCCTCGGCTTTACCGCCCGCATGACGGCCTATGTCTACCCTGACATGGCGGTGGATGCCCTGGCATCCGCAACGCCGCTCTCCTCCTCGGTGGATCTGGGCGCTGTCAATTTCCTGGACATGTTCCTGGGCCTGCACGGCGGCATGCTGGGTGAGACCTGCATCCTGGCGATTCTGGCCGGCTTTGCCATCCTGCTGGCCACCGGAACCATCCAGGCGACCATCCCGGTGAGCATCGTGGCGACCTGCTACATCCTGACGCTGCTCTACACCCGTGATCCCTACGTGGCACTGATGGAGTGCATGGGAGGCGGCCTGCTGTTCGGTGCGGTGTTTATGGCCACCGACTACGTCACCAGCCCCTTCACCACCAAGGGCAAACTCTATTACGGTATTTTCATCGGCCTGGTGACCTTCCTGATCCGTCATTTCGCCAGCATGAACGAAGGCATGAGCTTCGCCATCCTGCTGGGCAACCTCATGACCCCCTGGTTCAACGAGTGGGGCCATCAGGTGCCTCTGGGCTTCAAGAAAGCCAAAAAAGCAAAAGCCAAAAAGGAAGGGGGTGCTGACTGA
- the rsxE gene encoding electron transport complex subunit RsxE, whose amino-acid sequence MAEKPSKWKVFTAGIIRENPVLRLVLGCCSALAVTTTVSGAVGMGLSMTFVLVCSNIVISALRKVIPGKVHLPCYIVIIATFVTVVQMVLQAFVPDLYKSLGVFLALIVVNCIILGRAEMFACKNTVVDSALDGLGMGIGYILTMTLMSSIREIIGSGSWLGITIIPESVDRMTIMNSAPGGFFVFGCLMAGCVWLERKLNKPIERKTCGDVMLEQIDAAKTEQKGGAEE is encoded by the coding sequence ATGGCTGAAAAACCGAGCAAGTGGAAAGTCTTTACCGCGGGTATCATCCGCGAAAACCCCGTTCTGCGTCTGGTGCTGGGCTGCTGCTCCGCACTGGCTGTCACCACCACCGTTTCCGGCGCTGTGGGCATGGGCCTGTCCATGACCTTCGTGCTGGTCTGCTCCAACATCGTGATCTCGGCACTGCGCAAGGTCATCCCCGGCAAGGTGCATCTGCCGTGCTACATCGTCATCATCGCCACCTTCGTTACGGTGGTCCAGATGGTCCTGCAGGCCTTTGTGCCGGACCTGTACAAGTCGCTGGGCGTGTTCCTGGCGCTGATCGTCGTCAACTGCATCATCCTCGGCCGTGCCGAGATGTTTGCCTGCAAGAACACCGTGGTGGACTCGGCGCTGGACGGCCTGGGCATGGGCATTGGCTACATCCTGACCATGACCCTGATGTCCTCCATCCGTGAGATCATCGGCAGCGGCAGCTGGCTGGGCATCACCATCATCCCCGAGAGCGTCGACCGCATGACCATCATGAACTCCGCACCCGGCGGCTTCTTTGTCTTCGGCTGCCTGATGGCAGGCTGTGTCTGGCTGGAGCGCAAGCTCAACAAGCCCATCGAGCGCAAGACCTGCGGCGATGTGATGCTGGAACAGATCGACGCCGCCAAGACCGAACAGAAAGGGGGCGCTGAAGAATGA
- a CDS encoding AraC family transcriptional regulator: MIEYKETRHTLQQKQISDLSLYSAGYEACAPGHHYGPIYRAYQLIHFILSGKGVLEIDGHTFQLGAGDAFLIPSGKIAYYAADAADPWCYTWINFLGINSQMYTYQLIASSPEPYILRGLDTQKYHALIEQILSLEGTATARYFKGNGLLLQVLGELFQDAGFDERYWGKNSVADETKFYLDVNYSEKLKLKEVAHNLGVHPNYLTRVFHEKYGVTPKQYLLNLKLQKACQLLRTTDLPVAVIAGSMGFDDGMAFSKLFKKTYSCAPSDYRRKEKAAP; this comes from the coding sequence ATGATCGAATACAAGGAGACCCGCCATACTCTGCAGCAGAAACAAATTTCTGATCTGTCGCTGTACAGTGCGGGATACGAAGCCTGCGCGCCGGGGCATCACTATGGCCCGATCTACCGCGCCTACCAGCTGATCCATTTTATCCTGTCCGGGAAAGGGGTTCTGGAAATCGACGGGCATACCTTTCAGCTGGGCGCGGGGGACGCCTTTCTGATCCCTTCCGGCAAAATCGCCTACTACGCCGCTGACGCTGCCGATCCCTGGTGCTATACCTGGATCAACTTTCTGGGAATTAACTCCCAGATGTATACCTACCAGTTGATCGCCTCCTCCCCGGAACCATACATTCTCCGTGGACTGGATACCCAAAAATATCACGCCCTTATCGAGCAGATCCTGTCCCTAGAAGGAACCGCCACAGCCCGGTACTTCAAGGGCAACGGTCTTCTTTTGCAGGTGCTGGGAGAACTTTTTCAGGACGCCGGGTTTGACGAGCGCTACTGGGGCAAGAATTCGGTAGCAGACGAGACCAAATTCTACCTGGACGTGAATTACTCCGAGAAGTTGAAACTCAAAGAGGTAGCACACAATCTGGGCGTTCACCCCAACTATCTGACCCGCGTCTTCCACGAAAAATACGGCGTGACACCCAAGCAATACTTGTTAAATCTGAAGTTGCAAAAGGCCTGCCAGCTGCTGCGCACCACCGATCTGCCGGTAGCTGTCATTGCGGGGTCCATGGGCTTTGACGATGGGATGGCCTTCTCCAAGCTCTTCAAAAAGACTTACAGCTGCGCCCCCAGCGACTACCGCCGCAAAGAAAAAGCCGCTCCCTGA
- a CDS encoding sodium ion-translocating decarboxylase subunit beta: MKWKIGNTTLDILPPVKRYMNAIERRLRTDRKTRGRIMTELAGDFESRRESGQSDEEIMAALGTPEEVAEQFNAAFGAPGAASRWRWGFVVLALLVLVVALIPLLVANLTAGQAASLGVIGGADGPTSIYVSASPAQSLISVLPWLLGCVGGFLLPTWRNPRAGSGYGASLLLCGLGLLPLCLVAMELVIVAATTELPLAQLGAACWALLSGFFTNGEWLCAAVFGWACLARNRAKKASRENTEKK, translated from the coding sequence ATGAAATGGAAAATCGGTAATACAACCCTGGACATTCTGCCGCCTGTAAAACGGTACATGAATGCCATTGAACGTCGGCTGCGGACGGACCGTAAAACCCGGGGACGCATCATGACTGAGTTGGCCGGAGATTTTGAGAGCCGCCGGGAAAGCGGCCAGAGCGATGAAGAGATCATGGCCGCGCTGGGGACTCCCGAAGAGGTAGCGGAACAGTTCAATGCAGCGTTCGGTGCACCGGGAGCCGCCAGCCGGTGGCGGTGGGGATTCGTGGTGCTGGCTTTGCTGGTTCTGGTTGTTGCGCTGATTCCTCTCCTGGTTGCCAACCTCACCGCAGGACAGGCAGCTTCTCTTGGCGTGATCGGCGGTGCGGACGGTCCCACATCCATTTACGTAAGTGCCTCCCCTGCCCAGAGTCTGATCAGTGTTCTGCCCTGGTTGCTGGGATGTGTTGGCGGCTTTTTGCTGCCCACCTGGCGCAACCCCCGTGCGGGCAGCGGCTATGGGGCTTCCCTGCTGTTGTGCGGGTTAGGCTTGTTGCCTTTGTGCCTGGTCGCAATGGAACTTGTGATTGTGGCAGCCACCACCGAACTGCCTCTTGCCCAATTGGGGGCAGCTTGCTGGGCACTGCTCTCCGGCTTTTTTACCAATGGAGAATGGCTTTGCGCCGCGGTCTTCGGCTGGGCCTGTCTCGCCCGGAACCGGGCCAAAAAGGCTTCCCGTGAGAACACAGAAAAAAAATAA
- a CDS encoding PadR family transcriptional regulator, with product MADSEQRFAQQLKKGVLEMLVLRLLADAPSHGYQLIVRLRESSGGMLELKEGTLYPILYRLEEEGCIASAWNRPDKQLSSGKVPRRVYSVTETGRTVLEQETAAWHRFVDCVEQYVGRDPQ from the coding sequence ATGGCAGACAGTGAGCAGCGCTTTGCGCAGCAGCTGAAGAAGGGGGTACTGGAAATGCTGGTGCTTCGCCTGCTGGCCGATGCCCCCAGCCATGGTTACCAGTTGATTGTGCGATTGCGGGAAAGCAGCGGCGGGATGCTGGAATTGAAGGAAGGCACCCTCTACCCCATTCTGTACCGGCTGGAGGAGGAAGGCTGCATCGCATCGGCCTGGAACCGCCCCGACAAGCAGCTTTCCTCCGGGAAGGTGCCTCGGCGGGTCTATTCCGTGACCGAGACCGGTCGGACCGTGCTGGAACAGGAAACGGCAGCCTGGCATCGCTTCGTGGACTGTGTGGAACAATACGTCGGGAGGGACCCACAATGA
- a CDS encoding Sapep family Mn(2+)-dependent dipeptidase has product MNDPRWASIDAFAEQNRENILRDITRLVAVPSVEGTPEPGAPFGAGPKAALDKALEIASELGLQTYNADGYIGWAQTGPIADDQKFLATITHVDVVPEGNGWDADPYTVRVRDGWLLGRGVADDKGPGILCLYALKYLKDNGIALKYPVRALLGANEETNMHDVDYYAEHYPMPAFCFTPDAEFPVCNGEKGGFNGEIVSPKLENGVIAAFSGGVARNAVPDRASCTVRVKPEAIRLTEGVTAEAGENGTTVLHGWGKSGHAAMPAGTVNAIGLLVNCLLESGICTPQEEAYLQVLKTLHASTDGSTLGIAANDGLFDPLTIIGGTIEMEDGVIRQSFDCRYPTNTDPEKMTAALEKVCGSAAHLDHLTSRVPFYIAADSPAIQTLITTYNEVTGENKTPFTMGGGTYARHFPYAVSFGPEHTDLAIPDFAGPMHGANEGAPFEKLMEALKIYILALLRLQEIDL; this is encoded by the coding sequence ATGAACGATCCGCGTTGGGCGTCCATCGACGCCTTTGCTGAACAAAACCGTGAAAATATCCTGCGGGACATTACCCGTCTGGTGGCGGTGCCCAGTGTGGAGGGCACACCGGAACCCGGTGCCCCTTTCGGCGCCGGCCCCAAGGCTGCGTTGGACAAAGCACTGGAGATTGCTTCGGAGCTGGGTCTGCAGACCTATAATGCAGACGGTTACATCGGCTGGGCCCAGACCGGTCCCATTGCCGACGACCAGAAATTCCTGGCCACCATCACCCATGTGGACGTGGTTCCTGAGGGCAACGGCTGGGACGCTGACCCTTACACCGTGCGGGTGCGGGATGGTTGGCTGCTGGGCCGCGGGGTGGCTGACGACAAAGGCCCTGGCATCCTCTGCTTGTACGCGCTGAAATATCTGAAAGACAATGGCATTGCGCTGAAGTATCCTGTGCGTGCGCTGCTGGGCGCCAATGAGGAAACCAACATGCACGACGTGGATTACTACGCCGAGCACTATCCCATGCCGGCGTTCTGCTTCACGCCGGATGCCGAGTTCCCGGTCTGCAACGGAGAAAAGGGCGGCTTCAACGGTGAAATCGTCAGCCCCAAACTGGAAAATGGCGTCATTGCAGCGTTCTCTGGCGGTGTGGCGCGCAACGCAGTGCCGGACCGCGCTTCCTGCACAGTCCGGGTGAAGCCGGAGGCCATCCGGCTCACCGAGGGTGTGACGGCGGAAGCCGGGGAGAACGGCACCACCGTTCTGCACGGCTGGGGCAAGAGCGGCCACGCAGCCATGCCGGCAGGCACGGTCAATGCCATCGGTCTGCTGGTGAACTGCCTGCTGGAGAGCGGTATCTGCACACCGCAGGAAGAGGCTTATCTGCAGGTGCTCAAGACGCTGCACGCCTCCACCGACGGCAGTACCCTGGGCATTGCGGCCAACGACGGTCTGTTTGATCCGCTGACCATCATCGGCGGAACCATCGAGATGGAGGACGGTGTGATCCGCCAGAGCTTTGACTGCCGGTATCCGACCAACACCGATCCCGAAAAGATGACGGCGGCCCTTGAGAAGGTCTGCGGCAGCGCCGCACATCTGGACCACCTGACCAGCCGTGTCCCGTTCTACATTGCGGCGGACAGCCCGGCCATCCAGACGCTGATCACCACCTACAATGAGGTGACAGGGGAGAACAAGACACCTTTCACCATGGGGGGCGGTACCTATGCACGGCACTTCCCGTACGCAGTCAGCTTCGGACCGGAGCACACCGACCTGGCCATTCCTGATTTTGCCGGTCCCATGCACGGGGCCAACGAGGGGGCTCCTTTTGAAAAACTGATGGAGGCCCTGAAGATCTATATTCTGGCGCTGCTGCGCCTGCAGGAGATTGACCTGTAA
- a CDS encoding FMN-binding protein, with the protein MANNQTPEKQSAFKELVLPVIVLVVICLVCSALLAVLNDVTAPIIEENTKAETLAAYLSVLPEGTTDADMTELQGLTTPDVEGAVTTTSGAAAVKAAASGYSGKDVTVYVAFDTEGAISNISVDASTQTTGIGSKVADESFTSGFIGWNGGAVSSGSPVDGVASATYSSNAVFTAVNAAIDCYTNEIKGGM; encoded by the coding sequence ATGGCAAACAACCAGACCCCGGAAAAGCAGAGCGCCTTTAAGGAACTGGTGCTGCCGGTCATTGTGCTGGTGGTCATCTGCCTCGTGTGCAGCGCCCTGCTGGCGGTCCTCAACGATGTGACCGCCCCCATCATCGAAGAAAACACCAAGGCTGAAACCCTGGCTGCCTATCTGTCGGTGCTGCCCGAAGGCACCACCGATGCGGATATGACCGAGTTGCAGGGCCTGACCACGCCCGACGTGGAGGGGGCCGTCACCACCACTTCCGGTGCGGCGGCGGTCAAGGCGGCTGCTTCCGGTTATTCCGGCAAGGACGTCACGGTCTATGTTGCTTTTGACACCGAAGGCGCCATCTCCAACATCAGTGTGGATGCGTCCACCCAGACCACCGGCATCGGCTCCAAGGTGGCTGACGAGAGCTTTACCTCCGGCTTTATCGGCTGGAACGGCGGAGCAGTCTCCAGCGGCAGCCCGGTGGACGGCGTTGCCAGCGCCACCTATTCCAGCAATGCGGTCTTTACTGCCGTCAACGCGGCCATCGACTGCTATACCAACGAGATCAAAGGGGGTATGTAA
- a CDS encoding FprA family A-type flavoprotein, whose translation MEITKDILYVGVNDHDVDLFEGQYKVPNGMAYNSYLIQDEKVAVMDSVDAHFTDAWLTNIAGILGGRTPDYLVVQHMEPDHSGSVYAFSQAYPDAKIVASAKAVAIMQQFFDIDFTSRSIIVKEGDTLELGKHTLHFVTAPMVHWPEVIMTYDAADKVLFSADAFGKFGALDVEEEWLPEARRYYIGIVGKYGQQVQGVLKKAAGLEIETVCSLHGPVLHKEQLGDVLAAYDTWSAYRPETEGVLVAYSSIYGHTKQAAEELGEKLRAKGVDVMVMDLARCDMSEAVAQAFRYSKLVLASPTYNGEVFPFTRSFIEHLTERNYQNRTVAIIENGTWAPTAGRVMRKMLENSKNLTILDETVSIKSALNETSRAQLDALVEALSK comes from the coding sequence ATGGAAATCACCAAGGATATTTTGTACGTAGGCGTCAACGATCATGACGTGGACCTGTTCGAAGGGCAGTACAAGGTGCCCAACGGCATGGCATACAACTCTTATCTCATCCAGGACGAGAAAGTGGCGGTCATGGATTCTGTGGACGCGCACTTTACCGATGCCTGGCTGACCAACATTGCGGGAATTCTGGGCGGGCGTACGCCGGACTATCTGGTGGTGCAGCATATGGAGCCCGATCATTCCGGTTCTGTGTACGCTTTTTCCCAGGCGTATCCCGACGCCAAGATCGTGGCTTCCGCCAAGGCAGTAGCCATCATGCAGCAGTTCTTTGACATTGACTTCACCAGCCGCAGCATCATCGTCAAGGAAGGCGATACGCTGGAACTGGGCAAGCATACGCTGCATTTTGTCACGGCGCCCATGGTCCACTGGCCGGAAGTCATCATGACCTATGATGCCGCCGACAAGGTGCTTTTCAGCGCGGATGCTTTCGGTAAGTTCGGCGCGCTGGATGTGGAGGAAGAGTGGCTGCCCGAGGCACGCCGGTACTACATCGGCATTGTGGGCAAGTATGGTCAGCAGGTGCAGGGCGTCCTGAAGAAGGCGGCCGGCCTGGAGATCGAGACGGTCTGCTCGCTGCATGGCCCCGTGCTGCACAAGGAACAGCTGGGCGACGTACTGGCTGCCTATGATACCTGGAGTGCCTATCGCCCCGAGACCGAGGGCGTGCTGGTGGCTTACAGCTCCATCTACGGCCACACCAAGCAGGCCGCCGAGGAGCTGGGCGAGAAGCTGCGTGCCAAGGGCGTGGACGTCATGGTGATGGACCTGGCCCGCTGCGACATGTCCGAGGCTGTTGCCCAGGCATTCCGTTACAGCAAGCTGGTGCTGGCTTCTCCGACGTACAATGGCGAAGTTTTCCCGTTCACCCGCAGCTTCATTGAACATCTCACCGAGCGCAACTACCAGAACCGCACCGTTGCCATTATTGAGAACGGCACCTGGGCGCCCACGGCCGGCCGCGTGATGCGCAAAATGCTGGAGAACAGCAAGAACCTGACGATCCTGGATGAAACCGTCAGCATCAAGAGCGCACTGAATGAGACGAGCCGTGCCCAGCTGGATGCGCTGGTCGAAGCACTGAGCAAGTAA
- a CDS encoding electron transport complex protein RnfA, giving the protein MSSQIATFATIFFSMILVNNYVLVQFLGICPFLGVSKKLDSSFGMGMAVIVVMVIATAVTFPLQIFLLDAFNLGYMQTIIFILVIAVLVQLIEITLKRYVPALYQSLGVYLPLITTNCCVLGVTILAVQDYSAIVETYGFGLAYAEALICAAGAGVGFLVAMLLFCGVRQRVENSNPPESFKGLPITLVSAAITSLSFMGFGGLVENIINAIL; this is encoded by the coding sequence ATGAGTTCTCAGATCGCAACGTTTGCCACGATCTTCTTCAGCATGATCCTGGTCAACAACTATGTGCTGGTGCAGTTCCTCGGCATCTGCCCGTTCCTGGGCGTTTCCAAGAAACTGGACTCCTCCTTCGGCATGGGCATGGCGGTTATCGTGGTCATGGTCATTGCCACGGCGGTTACCTTCCCGCTGCAGATCTTCCTGCTGGACGCCTTTAACCTTGGCTATATGCAGACCATCATCTTCATTCTGGTCATCGCAGTCCTCGTCCAGCTCATCGAGATTACCCTCAAGCGCTATGTCCCGGCTTTGTATCAGTCTCTGGGTGTGTACCTGCCTCTGATCACCACCAACTGCTGCGTGCTGGGTGTCACCATCCTGGCCGTGCAAGATTACTCTGCCATCGTGGAAACTTACGGCTTTGGCCTGGCTTACGCCGAAGCGCTGATCTGCGCGGCGGGTGCCGGCGTGGGCTTCCTGGTGGCCATGCTGCTGTTCTGCGGCGTGCGTCAGCGTGTGGAGAATTCCAATCCGCCGGAGAGTTTCAAGGGCCTGCCCATCACGCTGGTCTCTGCGGCCATCACCTCGCTGAGCTTCATGGGCTTTGGCGGTCTGGTGGAAAACATCATCAACGCGATTCTGTAA
- the rsxC gene encoding electron transport complex subunit RsxC gives MPRKQGNGGNSLFKSLKRSAKGASVPHVKATAGQPTVKMPVPEHVIIPMSMHIGAPAEPVVKKGDTVMVGTLIGKASGFVSANIHSSVSGTVQDVAPMRMVNGVMTTAVAIKTDGQQTVDPACVPPTVTDKASLLAAIQACGLVGVGGAGFPTHVKLAADTVDTLLINAAECEPYLTTDCREMLECSDTIISGIAAVMKYCNIPNCIIGIERNKPECIDQMYSLTRNMSGVSVKPLPTRYPQGAEKTLVETCTGREVPQVGPSGKAGLPADVGCIIMNVTSVSTLGKYLKTGMPLTTKRVTVEGDAIAKPQNVEVPIGTLYRDVIEACGGIKPDVELGKIIFGGPMMGGAAPSADFPVLKQNNGLLLFSKKAADLPEASACIRCGRCIDACPMGLEPVVVAEAFNNRDFDALKARCVDLCVACGSCSYACPAKRPVSQTMTLAKAWYMSELRKGGK, from the coding sequence ATGCCTAGAAAACAAGGAAATGGGGGAAATAGTTTGTTCAAGTCCCTAAAGCGTTCCGCCAAAGGCGCGAGCGTGCCGCATGTGAAGGCGACGGCAGGGCAGCCGACTGTAAAGATGCCGGTACCCGAGCACGTCATCATTCCCATGTCGATGCACATCGGCGCTCCTGCGGAACCTGTCGTCAAAAAAGGCGACACCGTCATGGTTGGCACCTTGATCGGCAAAGCCAGCGGTTTTGTCAGCGCCAACATTCACTCCAGCGTATCGGGCACGGTGCAGGATGTGGCGCCGATGCGGATGGTCAACGGCGTCATGACCACGGCGGTAGCCATCAAGACTGACGGCCAGCAGACGGTGGATCCGGCCTGCGTGCCGCCCACGGTCACCGACAAGGCCAGCCTGCTGGCAGCTATCCAGGCCTGTGGCCTGGTGGGCGTCGGCGGTGCCGGTTTCCCGACCCATGTGAAGCTGGCGGCCGATACTGTCGATACGCTGCTGATCAATGCGGCGGAGTGCGAGCCCTATCTGACCACCGACTGCCGTGAAATGCTGGAATGCAGCGATACCATCATCTCGGGCATTGCCGCCGTGATGAAGTATTGCAACATCCCCAACTGCATCATCGGCATCGAGCGCAACAAGCCGGAGTGCATCGACCAGATGTATTCTCTGACGCGGAACATGTCCGGTGTCAGCGTCAAGCCGCTGCCCACCCGCTATCCCCAGGGCGCTGAGAAGACGTTGGTGGAAACCTGCACCGGCCGTGAGGTGCCGCAGGTCGGACCTTCCGGCAAGGCGGGCCTGCCTGCCGACGTGGGCTGCATCATCATGAACGTGACCAGTGTGTCCACTCTGGGCAAGTACCTCAAGACCGGTATGCCGCTGACCACCAAGCGTGTCACGGTGGAAGGCGACGCCATTGCCAAGCCGCAGAACGTGGAGGTGCCCATCGGTACCCTCTACCGCGATGTCATCGAGGCCTGCGGCGGCATCAAGCCCGATGTGGAACTGGGCAAGATCATCTTCGGCGGCCCCATGATGGGTGGCGCCGCCCCCAGTGCCGATTTCCCCGTCCTGAAACAGAACAACGGTCTGCTGCTGTTCAGCAAGAAGGCCGCCGATCTGCCCGAGGCGTCCGCCTGCATCCGCTGCGGCCGCTGCATCGACGCCTGCCCCATGGGTCTGGAGCCCGTCGTGGTGGCCGAAGCGTTCAACAACCGGGACTTTGACGCTCTCAAAGCACGCTGTGTGGATCTGTGTGTGGCCTGCGGCAGCTGCAGCTATGCCTGCCCGGCCAAGCGCCCTGTGAGCCAGACCATGACGCTGGCCAAGGCGTGGTACATGTCCGAACTGCGGAAAGGAGGCAAATAA
- a CDS encoding RnfABCDGE type electron transport complex subunit B: MNPIVFAIVVLVVLGLIGGFILVLASKFMAVYEDPRIAQITDCLAGANCGGCGYAGCADYAKAIVEDGAPTFKCAPGGDKTADAINRIMGSEETDRPSLRATVICAGGENCGKRFDYKGIQTCAAAAAVAGGPSACSYGCLGLGDCTRACKFDAIHVVNGVAVVDRSKCTGCTACTAVCPRKVIQMKPIAPQPAVKCSNKDKGAVVNKTCKVGCIACGLCVRNCPQQAIFLKDNVAVIDYTKCNGCGTCVSKCPKKAIQWVEGAPRPVDAPVPAPEVR; encoded by the coding sequence ATGAACCCGATCGTATTTGCTATCGTCGTGCTGGTGGTGCTGGGCCTGATCGGCGGCTTTATTCTGGTACTGGCCTCCAAGTTCATGGCTGTGTATGAGGATCCGCGCATTGCGCAGATCACTGACTGCCTGGCCGGTGCCAACTGCGGCGGCTGTGGCTATGCCGGCTGCGCCGACTACGCCAAGGCCATCGTGGAAGATGGCGCCCCGACCTTCAAGTGTGCCCCCGGCGGTGACAAGACCGCCGATGCCATCAACCGCATCATGGGCTCTGAGGAGACCGACCGTCCCAGCCTGCGCGCCACGGTCATCTGCGCCGGCGGTGAAAACTGCGGCAAGCGGTTTGACTACAAGGGCATCCAGACCTGCGCGGCAGCGGCTGCCGTAGCCGGCGGCCCCAGTGCCTGCTCTTACGGCTGCCTGGGCCTGGGCGACTGCACCCGTGCCTGCAAGTTCGATGCTATTCATGTGGTCAACGGTGTGGCGGTTGTGGACCGCAGCAAGTGCACCGGCTGCACGGCCTGCACGGCGGTCTGCCCCCGCAAGGTCATCCAGATGAAGCCCATTGCGCCGCAGCCTGCGGTCAAGTGCTCCAACAAGGATAAGGGCGCTGTGGTCAACAAGACCTGCAAGGTCGGCTGCATTGCCTGCGGTCTGTGCGTGCGCAACTGCCCGCAGCAGGCCATCTTCCTCAAGGACAACGTGGCCGTCATCGATTATACCAAGTGCAATGGCTGCGGCACCTGCGTGAGCAAGTGCCCCAAGAAGGCCATCCAGTGGGTGGAAGGTGCTCCGCGTCCTGTGGACGCACCGGTCCCGGCCCCTGAGGTTCGCTGA